A single Paenibacillus sp. FSL R5-0517 DNA region contains:
- the thiD gene encoding bifunctional hydroxymethylpyrimidine kinase/phosphomethylpyrimidine kinase: MTIPKTLTIAGSDTSGGAGIQADLKTFQELGVYGMTVLTTVVAMEPDTWDHQVFPVELNVVEAQLRTVLDGIGFDAMKTGMLGSVDIIELVAKHIRRSGLPQIVIDPVMVCKGTDEVLQPENTEAMIEFLLPGADLVTPNLFEASQLAKSGPIRSKEQMEAAAATIHAHGSKHVLIKDRGVISPGKAMDLLYDGTNYEWFEADVVGSGYTHGAGCTTSAAITAGLARGLSVKEAVREGKAFVTKAIAGGFPLNRFVGPTLHVAHRLEQQR, translated from the coding sequence ATGACGATTCCAAAAACATTAACAATAGCTGGTTCGGACACGAGCGGCGGTGCAGGGATTCAAGCTGATTTGAAAACTTTCCAGGAGCTGGGTGTGTATGGTATGACCGTACTGACTACAGTTGTGGCGATGGAGCCCGATACATGGGATCACCAGGTCTTTCCTGTGGAATTAAATGTGGTTGAAGCCCAGCTTCGCACGGTTCTGGACGGCATCGGTTTTGATGCCATGAAGACAGGCATGCTCGGTTCTGTAGATATTATTGAATTGGTGGCAAAACATATTCGCCGCAGTGGCCTGCCACAGATCGTTATTGATCCCGTGATGGTCTGCAAAGGTACAGATGAAGTGCTGCAACCTGAAAATACGGAAGCGATGATCGAATTCCTGTTGCCAGGTGCGGATCTGGTTACACCTAATCTGTTCGAAGCATCTCAACTGGCGAAAAGTGGACCGATTCGTTCCAAGGAACAGATGGAAGCAGCAGCAGCAACCATTCATGCCCATGGCTCGAAACATGTTCTGATCAAGGACAGAGGTGTAATTAGCCCGGGTAAAGCAATGGATCTACTCTATGATGGAACCAACTACGAATGGTTTGAAGCCGATGTTGTCGGCTCTGGATATACGCATGGTGCGGGCTGCACTACGTCTGCGGCGATTACCGCAGGCTTGGCTCGTGGTCTTTCAGTGAAAGAGGCTGTTCGTGAAGGTAAAGCCTTCGTGACTAAAGCGATTGCCGGCGGATTCCCGTTGAATCGTTTTGTTGGTCCTACACTGCATGTGGCACACCGTCTGGAGCAACAACGCTAA
- a CDS encoding ABC transporter permease: MLKLIRLEMRKHRFSRNFAAVGIANVGILLFLIMIGFVDIGADDYAYADYQMAFMIIDTFVRATFIVFAGALLSKLVISEYRNKTMNVMFTYPIQRHKIIAAKLIIVFLFTFVMIMVTDLLMGSLLLIANQFYAFIPGSLTYQDMLGFLLKYGISSLSAASMALIPLFFGMRKHSVTTTMTSSLLLVLIVCSGFNGSEYSIHSLIIIPLTLGAVGIWIASLSMFRLETKDVN, translated from the coding sequence TTGCTTAAACTGATCAGGCTTGAGATGCGGAAGCACCGCTTTTCGCGGAATTTTGCAGCTGTAGGTATTGCCAATGTGGGCATTCTTCTTTTTCTGATTATGATAGGATTTGTGGATATTGGAGCAGACGATTATGCCTATGCCGATTATCAGATGGCCTTTATGATTATTGATACGTTTGTGAGGGCAACCTTTATCGTGTTCGCAGGAGCTTTATTATCCAAGCTGGTGATCAGTGAGTATCGAAATAAAACGATGAACGTGATGTTCACCTATCCAATCCAGCGTCATAAAATCATTGCAGCCAAATTGATTATCGTGTTTCTTTTCACCTTTGTGATGATTATGGTTACCGACCTGTTGATGGGCTCACTGCTGTTGATTGCTAATCAATTCTACGCTTTCATTCCTGGCTCGTTGACATATCAGGATATGTTGGGATTTCTGTTGAAGTATGGTATTAGTTCCTTATCGGCAGCCAGCATGGCACTCATTCCCTTATTCTTTGGTATGCGTAAGCATTCAGTTACAACTACTATGACCTCTTCCCTTCTGCTGGTGTTGATTGTCTGCTCCGGATTTAACGGGTCGGAGTATTCCATTCATTCACTGATTATTATCCCTCTGACCCTTGGAGCTGTAGGGATATGGATTGCTTCGTTGTCCATGTTTCGTCTGGAGACCAAAGATGTGAACTGA
- a CDS encoding ABC transporter ATP-binding protein, with protein sequence MNYIARTIDVTKVYEGAEVVSNVNMSIKQGEIYGFLGPNGAGKTTIMKMLTNLVKPTSGEIELFGEKLTPTSYEVLKRMGSIIEYPFFYDRLSARENLELHCEYMGFYNKKIIDNTMEMVGLKDTGKKSVKDFSLGMKQRLGLARALITTPELLILDEPINGLDPVGIREMRDLFKRLSNEYRITLLVSSHILGEIEQIADTVGVIRGGRLVEEVSMESIRGSQNEYIELQAVDIRKATYVIEHQLGLSNYKLVDDHTVRIYDPGIIPSELNTKLIQYDIEIESLSKRAHSLEEHFMKLVKGDDDVA encoded by the coding sequence ATGAATTATATCGCACGAACGATAGATGTGACCAAAGTATATGAAGGGGCAGAGGTTGTATCCAACGTCAATATGAGTATTAAGCAAGGTGAGATCTATGGGTTTCTTGGCCCGAATGGTGCAGGTAAAACAACCATCATGAAGATGCTGACCAATCTCGTCAAACCCACCTCAGGGGAGATTGAATTGTTTGGGGAGAAGCTTACGCCGACCTCCTATGAAGTGCTGAAGCGAATGGGCAGCATTATTGAATATCCTTTTTTCTATGATAGATTGTCTGCTCGCGAGAATCTGGAGCTTCACTGTGAATACATGGGATTCTACAACAAAAAGATCATCGACAACACGATGGAGATGGTAGGGTTGAAGGATACGGGCAAGAAATCGGTCAAGGACTTCTCCCTGGGCATGAAGCAGAGGCTCGGACTGGCTCGTGCACTCATAACCACACCTGAACTGCTCATTCTGGATGAACCGATCAACGGATTGGACCCTGTAGGGATCCGGGAAATGCGAGATTTGTTCAAGCGCCTTAGCAACGAGTATCGCATCACCCTGTTGGTCTCAAGTCACATCCTTGGCGAGATAGAGCAGATTGCCGACACGGTTGGTGTCATTCGCGGTGGTCGCTTGGTCGAAGAAGTATCGATGGAGAGCATTCGGGGAAGTCAAAATGAGTACATTGAGCTACAGGCGGTTGATATCCGCAAAGCGACCTATGTCATTGAACATCAACTTGGTTTGAGTAATTATAAATTGGTCGATGACCACACGGTACGCATTTATGATCCGGGAATCATTCCTTCGGAACTAAACACCAAGCTGATCCAGTATGACATTGAGATCGAATCCTTATCCAAACGGGCTCATTCCCTTGAGGAACATTTCATGAAGCTTGTGAAAGGGGATGATGACGTTGCTTAA
- a CDS encoding sensor histidine kinase, translated as MTLIFAITTGILAILVIGLWMRLRKRSQHLSYIHQKISAILDQGTFERLLVFNSDEQVSQLLKDMNQLLDHAHRAKAGYTNQEKEMRNMLSNISHDLKTPLTVVLGYSETLLHSSSLTDQERKIMTEKIQDKAQEVLRLIHSFFDLAKLESGDTELVLSRVNISELSRVKMLSFYEMLTKLGLHVQLEIPEGDIFVQANEEALNRVLDNLITNGMKYGAEGKVLGLSIERSTGGHVTLQIWDQGKGIPESEHNRVFERMYTLEDSRNRLYQGSGLGLTITKRLVERMGGSIHLHSVPHQRTVFSVTFKAW; from the coding sequence ATGACACTGATTTTTGCTATTACAACAGGTATTCTAGCCATTCTGGTCATTGGATTGTGGATGAGATTGCGGAAACGCAGCCAACACCTGTCCTATATTCATCAGAAAATATCCGCAATTCTGGATCAAGGCACCTTTGAGCGTTTGCTTGTATTCAACAGTGATGAGCAGGTTAGCCAGCTTCTGAAAGACATGAACCAGCTGTTGGACCATGCGCATCGCGCTAAGGCCGGTTATACGAATCAGGAGAAGGAAATGCGCAATATGCTTTCCAACATTTCACATGACCTGAAAACGCCGCTCACAGTTGTGCTGGGTTACAGTGAGACCTTGCTGCACAGTTCATCACTGACCGATCAGGAACGGAAGATTATGACGGAGAAAATCCAGGATAAGGCGCAGGAAGTTTTGCGTTTGATCCATTCCTTTTTTGACTTGGCGAAGCTGGAATCCGGAGACACGGAGCTGGTGCTTAGTCGGGTGAATATAAGCGAATTAAGCCGCGTGAAGATGCTCTCCTTTTATGAAATGTTGACGAAGCTCGGGTTGCACGTTCAGTTGGAGATACCTGAGGGGGATATCTTCGTGCAAGCAAATGAAGAAGCTCTGAACCGAGTGTTGGATAATCTGATTACCAATGGGATGAAATATGGAGCAGAGGGTAAGGTGTTGGGGCTATCTATTGAACGTTCGACAGGTGGACATGTTACGCTGCAAATCTGGGATCAAGGCAAAGGGATTCCGGAAAGTGAGCATAATCGTGTGTTCGAACGCATGTATACGCTGGAGGATTCCCGTAATCGACTCTATCAGGGCAGCGGTCTTGGTCTAACGATCACGAAGCGGTTAGTTGAGCGGATGGGTGGAAGCATTCATTTACATAGTGTGCCACATCAACGGACTGTATTTTCAGTGACCTTCAAGGCTTGGTAG
- a CDS encoding response regulator transcription factor — protein sequence MSSHRLLFVEDDRSISEMVGPYLEKEGYDVTYAYDGLEAERQFSQSQPRYDLVILDLMLPRKSGMDVLQTIRAVSLVPVLILSAKDGEVDKALGLGFGADDYLSKPFSLIELTARIKAAIRRANYTAQPVAEVAKDQRIHIGGLVVDMETYEVEREGTPVKLTSKEFGILKLMVTHPGKVFTKAQIYASVWDDHYYGDENIINVHMRRLREKLEADPSDPQYIKTLWGIGYKLEAEQT from the coding sequence GTGTCAAGTCACCGCTTGTTGTTTGTTGAAGATGATCGTTCAATTAGTGAAATGGTCGGACCTTATCTGGAAAAAGAGGGCTACGACGTCACGTATGCATATGACGGCTTAGAAGCAGAACGCCAGTTCAGCCAGTCACAACCGCGGTATGATCTGGTTATTCTGGACCTGATGCTCCCTCGCAAGAGTGGGATGGATGTACTGCAAACCATTCGGGCAGTGAGTTTGGTGCCTGTGCTCATTCTGTCTGCGAAGGATGGGGAGGTGGATAAAGCGCTCGGTCTGGGCTTCGGCGCAGATGATTACTTGAGCAAACCTTTCTCGTTAATCGAACTGACCGCCCGCATTAAAGCTGCCATTCGTCGCGCCAATTATACCGCTCAGCCTGTGGCAGAAGTGGCTAAAGATCAGCGTATTCACATTGGAGGACTTGTTGTCGACATGGAGACGTACGAGGTGGAGCGTGAAGGTACACCCGTCAAGCTAACCTCCAAGGAGTTTGGCATTCTGAAGCTAATGGTCACCCATCCGGGCAAAGTGTTTACCAAGGCCCAGATCTACGCCTCGGTCTGGGATGATCATTACTATGGGGACGAAAATATCATTAACGTACATATGCGTCGTCTGCGTGAGAAACTGGAGGCTGATCCTTCAGATCCCCAGTATATCAAGACACTCTGGGGCATCGGATATAAGCTGGAGGCGGAGCAGACATGA
- a CDS encoding DegV family protein, which translates to MKKIAWVTDSTSTLDPVFAEQNHIYIVPLRIVFGEECYRETDDITSEMFYEKLAEASRASSSQPPIGEFIELYESLKDKYDEIITIHCSTALSGTLHTSMQAAEIAGVTVTAIDSKAGAYPLREMVMQGLEWQKQGCSASEIKVNIEQMIDNMSFYLIPASLQHLHRSGRVSGTQLIISQLLKIHLLLRFEEGKVVVNEKIRTFKRTKDRMLDMLKLDMEKVKHVCIMHANNQEEAVTIKKQIANLLPKLKTEIMPFIPVVSIHAGAGTIGLCWIHSENGY; encoded by the coding sequence ATGAAGAAAATTGCATGGGTCACCGATAGTACCAGTACACTGGATCCCGTTTTTGCGGAGCAAAATCATATCTACATCGTACCGCTGCGCATCGTATTTGGAGAGGAATGTTACCGGGAAACCGATGACATTACATCTGAAATGTTCTATGAGAAACTTGCGGAGGCTTCACGTGCGAGCAGTTCGCAGCCACCTATTGGCGAGTTCATTGAACTGTATGAATCGCTCAAAGACAAGTACGATGAGATTATTACGATTCATTGCTCTACAGCGCTTAGCGGAACGCTGCATACGTCCATGCAGGCTGCAGAGATTGCAGGAGTGACGGTGACCGCAATTGATTCAAAGGCAGGTGCCTATCCTCTTCGTGAGATGGTTATGCAAGGATTGGAATGGCAGAAGCAGGGATGTTCGGCTTCCGAGATCAAAGTAAATATTGAACAAATGATTGATAACATGTCCTTTTACCTCATACCAGCGAGCCTTCAGCATCTTCATCGCAGTGGCCGGGTATCCGGCACACAGCTGATCATCAGTCAACTGCTCAAGATCCATCTGCTGCTCCGATTTGAAGAGGGCAAAGTGGTTGTGAATGAGAAGATTCGCACATTCAAGAGAACGAAAGATCGCATGTTGGATATGCTTAAGCTGGATATGGAGAAAGTAAAGCATGTATGCATTATGCATGCGAACAATCAGGAAGAAGCCGTCACGATCAAGAAGCAGATTGCCAATCTGCTCCCCAAACTAAAGACCGAAATCATGCCGTTCATCCCTGTGGTGAGTATACATGCAGGTGCAGGAACCATTGGACTATGCTGGATACACAGCGAGAACGGATATTGA
- a CDS encoding ABC-2 family transporter protein, protein MLYFTLASKAYSRNLQYRGAHMVHNLASAMFGYMYACLWIGIGADHTLGEYGTQGMISYIAFTQSSLWISGFLTNGLGIPLSVRTGQIALDLMRPVHLFTHLMAREWGQIAYQFVYKSIPIYLLFSIVFSLHWPSDVSTLGYAALGLAGAAYLSICMNYIIGVTSMWTTESSWLHWGNHAMMNLLAGFFIPLEWLPNWLEQLAWISPYPFLLYVPTRIYLGFEDGSLLWGTLLWCVFMTLICLVITQVLRRKVEVQGG, encoded by the coding sequence ATGCTTTATTTCACTCTGGCTTCCAAAGCCTACTCCCGGAATCTGCAATACCGCGGGGCACACATGGTACATAACTTGGCAAGCGCCATGTTTGGTTACATGTATGCCTGCCTCTGGATCGGCATCGGGGCCGACCATACGCTCGGGGAATACGGGACACAAGGGATGATCAGTTACATTGCATTCACGCAATCCTCTCTCTGGATCTCGGGTTTTCTCACGAATGGATTGGGGATTCCCCTATCCGTCAGGACAGGGCAGATTGCACTGGATCTGATGAGGCCTGTTCATCTGTTCACCCACCTGATGGCACGCGAATGGGGGCAGATTGCCTACCAGTTCGTGTACAAAAGTATTCCAATCTACCTGCTCTTCTCCATTGTCTTTTCCCTGCATTGGCCCTCAGACGTTTCAACACTTGGTTATGCTGCACTTGGTCTTGCCGGCGCCGCATACTTGTCCATCTGTATGAACTACATCATTGGTGTCACGTCGATGTGGACCACAGAGTCCTCCTGGCTTCACTGGGGCAATCACGCGATGATGAATCTGCTGGCTGGTTTTTTCATTCCGCTGGAATGGCTGCCGAACTGGCTTGAACAACTTGCCTGGATATCCCCCTACCCATTCCTTCTCTATGTACCTACCCGAATCTATCTTGGTTTCGAAGATGGCTCCTTGTTATGGGGAACCTTGCTTTGGTGCGTCTTTATGACGTTGATTTGTCTTGTGATCACCCAAGTGTTACGTCGTAAAGTGGAGGTGCAGGGCGGATGA
- a CDS encoding ABC-2 family transporter protein → MKRTSWFHLYKMLIRTSIRSRMQYKFNFIMASVLAALIQISEFLMVALVLHRFGAIKGWSLHEIGYLFAIMTLSKTLYRTFGNEVHHLEKYLVNGELDQLLTRPMPILLALLPQNFRIMAGEVLQGGFILCWSLTGMMHSGQIGWIAIPFSLLIILTGAVILFSIGLATATLGFWTTRIEELQTITEDAARTAAQYPLTLYPKWMSGILLTVIPVGFVNYIPSLYLLRGEGGAWILIVVAAVAVLSLAASLRFWQFGLTKYQSTGS, encoded by the coding sequence ATGAAGCGAACTTCCTGGTTCCATTTATATAAAATGCTCATTCGAACAAGCATCCGCAGCCGGATGCAATACAAGTTCAATTTCATCATGGCGTCCGTACTGGCCGCTTTAATTCAGATCTCCGAGTTCCTGATGGTTGCTCTTGTACTGCACCGATTCGGTGCAATTAAGGGCTGGTCCCTCCATGAGATCGGTTATCTCTTTGCGATCATGACGTTATCCAAAACACTGTATCGGACATTCGGCAATGAGGTGCATCATCTGGAAAAATATCTGGTTAATGGTGAGCTTGATCAACTGTTAACACGTCCCATGCCCATATTGCTGGCACTGCTGCCGCAAAACTTCCGCATCATGGCTGGAGAAGTCCTACAAGGCGGATTCATTCTCTGCTGGTCTTTGACAGGCATGATGCACAGCGGACAGATCGGCTGGATCGCCATTCCCTTCTCCCTGCTCATTATTCTGACGGGAGCAGTCATTCTCTTTTCTATCGGACTCGCGACTGCCACACTCGGATTCTGGACCACACGCATCGAGGAATTACAGACGATTACTGAAGATGCAGCACGAACGGCTGCCCAATATCCGCTAACGTTATATCCCAAATGGATGTCTGGCATTCTGCTAACGGTGATTCCCGTAGGGTTCGTCAACTATATCCCATCACTCTATCTACTGCGGGGTGAAGGAGGAGCGTGGATTCTTATTGTTGTTGCGGCGGTTGCCGTACTGAGCTTGGCTGCAAGTCTGCGTTTCTGGCAATTCGGCTTGACCAAATATCAAAGTACAGGTAGCTAA
- a CDS encoding ATP-binding cassette domain-containing protein, whose protein sequence is MITARHLQKEFKTPVIREGRFSGLRTLFSRETVSKEAVCDISFDIGPGEFVGYIGPNGAGKSTTIKMLTGILHPTSGEVRLDGMNPHLDRRRTVGRLGVVFGQRSQLWWDLPVKDSYDILAEMYGVRTEDKKKRLSQFAELLDLESFWATPVRKLSLGQRMRADLAASMLHDPELLFLDEPTIGLDVNAKRNIRQFLRTLNEEFGKTILLTTHDMDDIEQLCSRVMVINHGQLTYDGSIPSLRDTIGLPTLIRVTYRGSFLMPDTIPSAIQITAVEGQIVTVEVNRKEWRTMDILKQLEQWGEIEDVEMKEPDFEDIIHRVY, encoded by the coding sequence ATGATCACAGCACGACATCTGCAAAAGGAATTCAAAACTCCTGTTATTCGCGAAGGACGTTTCTCCGGATTACGTACATTATTTTCACGTGAGACTGTGTCCAAGGAAGCAGTATGCGATATCAGTTTTGATATCGGCCCAGGTGAGTTTGTAGGCTACATCGGTCCAAACGGGGCCGGCAAATCTACAACGATCAAAATGCTGACAGGTATCCTGCACCCCACCTCGGGCGAGGTACGGCTTGACGGTATGAACCCGCATCTGGACAGGCGCAGAACCGTGGGTCGACTCGGCGTCGTGTTTGGCCAGCGCAGCCAGCTCTGGTGGGATCTGCCTGTGAAAGATTCATATGATATTCTGGCCGAGATGTACGGCGTCCGGACCGAGGACAAAAAGAAACGGCTGTCCCAGTTCGCCGAGCTGCTGGACCTTGAATCGTTCTGGGCCACGCCTGTCCGCAAGCTCTCGCTTGGACAACGCATGCGTGCGGATCTCGCAGCTTCCATGCTGCATGATCCCGAACTGCTTTTTCTCGATGAACCCACGATTGGACTGGATGTGAACGCCAAACGGAACATACGCCAATTTCTACGTACATTAAATGAGGAGTTTGGCAAAACGATTTTGCTGACCACCCATGACATGGACGACATCGAACAGTTATGCAGCCGGGTCATGGTGATCAACCATGGTCAGCTTACATATGACGGCTCGATCCCTTCTCTGCGTGACACTATCGGTCTGCCGACACTTATCCGAGTTACGTATCGGGGTTCATTTCTTATGCCTGATACCATACCGTCCGCCATTCAGATCACAGCAGTGGAAGGGCAGATTGTCACTGTGGAAGTTAACCGGAAGGAATGGAGAACGATGGACATTCTGAAGCAACTTGAACAATGGGGTGAAATTGAAGATGTGGAGATGAAGGAACCCGACTTCGAAGATATCATCCACCGGGTGTATTAG
- a CDS encoding succinylglutamate desuccinylase/aspartoacylase family protein, with translation MLVTKHVLAASSVHATPYFIVRGMMPGPVMFITSGVHGNETASMAAAQKLADDCATGRHSIRRGLLIIVPRVNQQAYAKKIRGKPDLNRTFPRRMSGKAKHPLAAAVFRLAREHRADWWLDLHEANGMSQLSSRVLGQTLITNPGSRTIPACRKVIERMNRSIAIRDRHFNLKQHELPGSARTAASRVLQARSVTVETCWSLKRATRIKYQTEIVHHFLREAGMS, from the coding sequence ATGCTTGTGACCAAACATGTCCTGGCAGCATCCAGTGTACACGCCACTCCCTATTTCATCGTACGTGGCATGATGCCGGGACCGGTAATGTTTATTACATCCGGGGTTCACGGGAACGAAACGGCGAGCATGGCTGCTGCGCAAAAACTCGCAGATGATTGTGCGACTGGTCGCCACAGCATTCGGCGAGGGCTGTTAATTATCGTGCCACGTGTGAACCAGCAAGCCTACGCCAAGAAAATCAGAGGCAAGCCAGATCTGAATCGTACGTTTCCACGCCGTATGTCAGGCAAGGCCAAGCATCCGCTCGCTGCTGCAGTTTTTCGTTTGGCGCGTGAACATCGGGCCGATTGGTGGCTTGATCTGCATGAAGCCAATGGAATGTCTCAACTGAGTTCCCGAGTGCTTGGACAGACGTTGATCACCAATCCCGGCAGTCGCACCATTCCAGCTTGCAGGAAAGTTATTGAACGGATGAATCGGTCGATTGCCATTCGTGATCGTCATTTTAACCTGAAGCAGCATGAATTGCCGGGATCTGCCCGTACAGCGGCTTCAAGAGTACTACAAGCCCGTTCTGTTACCGTGGAGACCTGCTGGAGTCTGAAGCGCGCGACCCGTATCAAGTATCAGACGGAGATTGTGCACCATTTTCTGCGTGAAGCGGGCATGTCATGA
- a CDS encoding MerR family transcriptional regulator: METMTRGMLAKRTGVSMATLRYYEDSGILPAPRRSSNGYRVYTEDYLVKIKFIKDAQLLGYSLKEIQETLQLLSQEDMEKDTLKTLVRDRIADIQKHIEHLEEMQIHLARLLHTPEDDIDNYIQSFRVQKKEL; this comes from the coding sequence ATGGAAACCATGACAAGAGGAATGTTGGCCAAGCGTACAGGTGTGAGTATGGCAACCCTCCGTTACTACGAGGATAGTGGAATTCTGCCTGCTCCCCGTCGTTCCTCCAACGGATACCGGGTGTATACCGAGGATTATCTGGTCAAAATTAAGTTCATTAAGGATGCCCAGTTGCTGGGTTACTCCTTAAAGGAGATACAAGAGACCCTGCAACTGCTTAGCCAGGAAGACATGGAAAAGGATACGTTAAAAACACTCGTCCGTGACCGAATTGCTGATATTCAGAAGCATATTGAGCATCTGGAAGAGATGCAGATTCATTTGGCTAGACTGTTGCATACACCAGAGGACGATATCGACAATTATATTCAATCGTTCAGGGTGCAAAAGAAAGAGTTATAA
- a CDS encoding lipase → MMKLMEWILVLVTIGAALCIPMYSKRRKLAAGMSAALILALLLHGILDSFRVMLLPTYLVAGIIFIVLIIKVVKEYRNRVTGHFAEKQKPRWRSWLQLTLVAMLALVSGVGSGLLTWYFPAFTIPDPTGQFAIGTFSQQLVDETREETFTPENGDKRELMINVWYPVNPEDAKGITPESYPSELGEAISLVFGIPPKVFSYLDTIPTHVVKGAAISDASPSYPVVLFSPGVRSARFQSMTAVEELVSHGYIVVGMDHPYTSARVTFPDGRKVSYEAGPEFATSEELYQYNVEGVGIRAADARFVLDTLEQWNLNDPNQVLEGKLDLNHTGIMGHSYGGATTAEALAQDERLRAGLSLEGGFWGSVSKTALKQPFMYIMSGETAKSFDPNATSKDNVFYPEFEPDLDHVMTSSLNDTYYLTVENFFHQSFTDISLISPKLFARGMTPEHNVDITRSYALAFFDRYLKGEEQPLLQGPASQFPEVTYDAKYTKIRNEQAQ, encoded by the coding sequence ATGATGAAACTAATGGAATGGATACTGGTACTTGTAACGATTGGCGCAGCGTTGTGTATACCTATGTACTCAAAGCGTCGGAAACTTGCGGCAGGAATGTCGGCTGCCTTGATATTAGCATTGCTGCTTCACGGTATATTAGATTCGTTTCGCGTGATGCTGCTGCCAACGTATCTTGTTGCAGGCATAATCTTCATCGTATTAATCATTAAGGTAGTGAAAGAGTATCGTAACAGAGTCACCGGGCATTTTGCAGAGAAGCAGAAACCAAGATGGCGTTCTTGGCTTCAACTCACGCTGGTTGCGATGCTGGCGCTGGTCTCTGGCGTTGGCTCAGGACTGCTCACTTGGTATTTTCCAGCATTTACGATTCCTGATCCTACGGGGCAGTTTGCGATCGGTACATTTTCGCAGCAATTGGTGGATGAAACCCGTGAAGAGACGTTTACACCCGAAAACGGGGACAAACGGGAACTGATGATTAACGTGTGGTATCCAGTGAACCCGGAGGATGCAAAGGGAATAACTCCTGAATCTTACCCGTCTGAACTTGGAGAAGCCATCAGTCTGGTATTTGGTATCCCGCCCAAGGTGTTCAGCTACCTTGATACTATTCCGACACATGTGGTTAAAGGCGCAGCCATATCAGACGCAAGCCCTTCTTATCCTGTGGTGCTGTTCTCTCCCGGTGTCCGTTCTGCCCGTTTCCAGAGCATGACTGCTGTCGAGGAACTGGTCAGCCATGGCTATATTGTTGTTGGTATGGATCATCCGTATACCTCAGCTCGCGTTACCTTCCCCGATGGGCGTAAAGTGTCTTATGAAGCCGGGCCTGAATTTGCAACGTCAGAAGAACTGTATCAATATAATGTGGAGGGAGTAGGCATTCGTGCAGCGGATGCACGATTTGTACTCGACACGCTTGAACAGTGGAATCTGAATGATCCCAATCAGGTGTTGGAAGGCAAGCTTGACCTGAATCATACAGGCATTATGGGGCACTCTTATGGCGGGGCTACAACAGCCGAAGCACTCGCACAGGATGAACGTTTACGTGCAGGACTCAGTTTGGAAGGCGGCTTCTGGGGCAGCGTCTCCAAGACGGCATTAAAACAACCCTTTATGTACATCATGTCTGGCGAAACGGCTAAAAGCTTCGATCCGAATGCTACATCCAAAGATAACGTGTTCTACCCTGAGTTTGAGCCGGATTTGGACCATGTGATGACAAGCAGTCTGAATGATACCTATTATCTGACGGTGGAGAATTTCTTTCATCAAAGCTTTACGGATATTTCATTGATTTCACCGAAACTATTTGCCAGAGGCATGACGCCAGAACATAATGTGGATATAACAAGATCCTATGCGCTCGCATTCTTTGACCGGTATCTCAAAGGGGAGGAGCAGCCGTTATTGCAAGGCCCTGCATCTCAATTTCCTGAGGTCACTTACGATGCCAAATATACCAAGATACGTAACGAACAAGCACAATAA